CCGCAATATGCTCAGCTAAACGGGGCTGATAATAAAAAAGGGTCTGCTCCGGCAGACCCTTTTTGCGTAATAACAATGGGGTAAGGCGCGTTATTTGGAGAGCAAATGGCCCATTTTCGCCGCTTTGGTATCCAGGTAGCGGGCGTTTTTCGGGTTGCGGCCCACAATAAGCGGAACCCGCTCGACAATTTTGATCCCTGCTTCGGTGAGAATTTCCACTTTTTTCGGGTTATTGGTCAGCAGACGCACCGCGTCCACATCCAGCAGTTTGAACATGTCGGCACACAGGGTGAAGTCGCGCTCGTCGGCGGCAAAGCCCAGCTGATGGTTGGCTTCGACCGTGTCGTAGCCCTGATCCTGCAATGCATAGGCGCGAATCTTATTCAGCAGGCCGATATTGCGCCCTTCCTGGCGGTGATAAAGCAGCACCCCCCGGCCTTCTTCGGCAATGTGGGCCAGGGCCGCTTCAAGCTGGAAGCCACAATCGCAGCGCAGGCTGAATAAGGCATCACCGGTCAGACACTCTGAATGTACCCGGGCCAGAACCGGCTCGCTCCCACTAATATCACCAAAAACCAGCGCAACATGATCCTGCCCGGTTGCCAGTTCTTCAAACCCCACCATCAGGAAGTCGCCCCAGGGGGTTGGCAGTTTGGCTTCTGCCACTCGTTTAAGCTGCATGTGAATCTCCAGATACTTACTTCCACGGGGCAATATGCCCGTGTTGTACGCCAGCAGGCTGGCTTTATGTCAATTATCGGCTATTTTGCCACAATGCCTGGTCATCACCTATAGGCTTTATGGTGGGGCCCGGGGCTGGCCGCTTTCCGCCAGCCGGTCGTGACGAATAGTTGCCGTATTATTCCTGTTTTCAGGTATCCTTGCCGGATATAAAACCGGAGAGTGTATGTTATCAATTGCAAAACGCACCCTGGCAGGGGCCGCTATTTTACTGGTGATGCCGGTCTGTGTCCTGATATCGGGCTGGCACTGGTCGCCAGATAATAACGCGCTGCTTTCTCCCGGGCTTAAAGCAGTGTATTGGGTCACGGAGTCTGTAACACAACCCTGGGGGGCGATTACCCATCTGATTTTGTGGGGCTGGTTCCTCTGGTGCCTGCGTTACCGGCTGCGGGCCGCCATCACCCTGTTAATTATTCTGGTGGCGGTGATCATGGCCGGGCAGGGGGTGAAGTCCTGGGTCAAACATCAGGTTCAGTCGCCCAGGCCTTATGTGGTGTGGCTGGAGAAAAACCACCATATTCCGGTCGATAGCTTCTATAGCCTCAAGCGCAAGCAGCGCAGCGCGCTGGTGGCCCGACAGCTGGCAGACCAGCCGCAGATCCCCGTCTGGCTGCGACACCACTGGGAGAATGAAACCGGGTTTTCTTTCCCCTCGGGCCATACCATGTTTGCCGCGACCTGGGCGCTGCTGGCCATTGGTTTACTCTGGCCCCGGCGGCGGACGCTATCCATTATACTGGTGACGGCCTGGGCGATTATGGTGATGGGCAGCCGGCTGATTCTGGGAATGCACTGGCCGGGGGATTTAATTATGGCTACCATGCTCTCCTGGCTGCTGGTGACCATTGCCTGCTGGTGTGCGCAACGGTTATGTGGCCCGCTCACACCGCCCCCTGAAGAGCAGGCGGAAATTGCCGGGCGGCACAGGTGACAGCACGATTAGCCGCTTGCAAAACCTGTGAGCGGCCCCATGTAGTGAATATTGTGACTGTGGTTTATGATTCCCCATATCTGCGGGAAATGCTAGTTTATACAGTCTGTATGGCGTGTGCGGATGTTTTCTTCGCCTGTAACCACATCTACGGGAAGTAATGTGAAATATTTATTAATCTTCTTATTAGTCCTGGCGATTTTTGTTATCTCAGTCACCCTTGGTGCCCAGAATGATCAGGTCGTCAGTTTTAATTATCTGCTGGCCCAGGGGGAGTATCGCGTTTCGACCCTTCTGGCGACACTTTTTGCCGCAGGATTTGTGCTGGGGTGGCTGATTTGCGGCCTGTTCTGGCTGCGGGTGCGCGTTGCGCTGGCCCGGGCAGAGAGACGGGTTAAACGCCTTGAACAGCAACTGGTTCCTGAGCAGGCGCCAGAGCCCTCAGTACCGGCGGCCAGGGAATAACGTTATATGCTGGAGTTGTTGTTTCTGCTGCTTCCGGTTGCCGCGGCCTATGGCTGGTATATGGGGCGCAGAAGTGCTCATCAGGATAAACAGCAGGAAGCTAACCGCTTATCCCGGGACTATGTGGCCGGGGTAAACTTTTTGCTGTCTAATCAGCAGGATAAAGCGGTCGATCTGTTCCTTGATATGCTCAAAGAAGATACCGGCACGGTGGAAGCCCACCTGACGCTGGGGAACCTGTTCCGCTCCCGGGGGGAGGTGGACCGCGCGATCCGCATCCACCAGACACTGATGGAGAGCGCCTCGTTAACCTATGAACAGCGGCTACTGGCCGTGCAGCAACTGGGCCGTGACTATATGGCCGCCGGGCTATACGATCGCGCCGAAAGCATGTTTATTCAGCTGGTGGATGAAACAGACTTCCGCCTGCCCGCCCTGCAACAACTGCTGCAAATTTATCAGCTCACCAGCGACTGGCAGAAAGCCATTGATGTGGCTGAGCGCCTGGTGAAACTGGGCAAAGACAAACAGCGCATTGAGATTGCGCATTTCTACTGCGAGCTGGCGCTACAGCATATGGGCAGCGACGATTTTGATCGCGCCATCGCGCTGCTGAAAAAGGGCGCTGCGGCGGACCGCAACAGCGCGCGCGTCTCCATTATGATGGGGCGCATCTATATGCAGAAAGGCGAATATGCCCGGGCGGTAGAGTCGCTGGAAAAAGTGCTGGAGCAGGACCGGGAACTGGTTCACGAAATCCTGGAAATGGTGCGCGACTGCTACCTGCAGCTGGATAAACCCCAGGGCTGGGAAGATTTCCTGGGCCGGGTGGGGGAAAGCGGCGGCGCCATGGCGGAGCTGATGATGGCGGAGCTTATCGAAAAACGCGAAGGCCAGGACGCGGCGCAAACCTATATAACCCGCGAACTGCAACGCCACCCGACGATGCGGGTCTTCCACCGTCTGATGGACTACCACCTGATGGAAGCAGAACAGGGCCGGGCCAGAGACAGCCTGATCGTGCTGCGTGATATGGTCGGGGAGCAGATCCGCTCCAAACCGCGCTACCGCTGCCACAAGTGCGGCTTTACCGCCTACACCCTGTACTGGCACTGCCCCTCCTGCCGGGCCTGGTCAACCATTAAGCCCATCCGCGGGTTAGACGGCCAGTAGCCTGTTTTTTAAAAAAGCCTGTATTTAGTTACAACATGCTTAATATTTATTCACCACCACACCCGCAACCCGGCCAGGCAGACGAGAGGAGCCTGTCAATTTTCCGGCACTGCGGGTAGAATGCCAGCCGTTTAAATTTTTTGCGCCCCGGTGTCGCCCATCAGTCAAAGGAAGAGCCATGAATTTTGCCGCATCATCCCGTCCTGTTGTCACGGACTCCCCGATCGTTGTCGCGCTGGATTATGCCAGTAAAGACCAGGCGCTGGCGTTTGTTGATCGCATCAACCCGGCTGACTGCCGCCTTAAAATCGGCAAAGAGATGTTCACCCTGTATGGCCCGCAACTGGTGCGCGACCTCCAGAACCGGGGGTTTGAGGTGTTTCTGGATCTGAAATTCCACGATATCCCCAACACGGTAGCCAAAGCCGTGGCGGCGGCAGCGGAGCTTGGGGTCTGGATGGTCAATGTCCACGCCAGCGGCGGGGCGCGCATGATGACGGCCGCCCGGGAAGCACTGCGCGACTGGGGCAAAGATGCGCCGCTGCTGATTGCGGTCACCGTGCTGACCAGTATGGAATCCAGTGACTTGCTGGACCTCGGCATTACCCTGTCACCGGCCCAGTACGCTGAGCACCTGGCGCGCCTGACCCGGCAGTGCGGTCTGGATGGCGTGGTATGCTCCGCCCATGAAGCGGTGACCCTTAAAGCAGGGCTCGGGCAGGATTTTAAACTGATAACCCCCGGCATCCGCCCGGCAGGCAGCGACGCAGGCGATCAGCGCCGCATCATGACCCCTCCCCAGGCGCTGGCGGCAGGGGTGGATTATATGGTTATCGGCCGCCCGATAACTCAGGCGGCGGATCCGGCAGCGGCGCTGCAGGCGATCCGCGCCAGCCTGACGGCAGGAGCCTGATATGCGCGATAACGAAAACCCGCTGGTCTACTCCACGCAAACCGGGCGAATTACCCCGCCGGAGGAAAAAGCCACGCGCCCGAAAGGCGACGGTATTGTCCGTATTCAGCGCCAGACCAGCGGCCGTAAAGGTAAAGGGGTCTGCCTTATCAGCGGTATCGATGCCGCGGATGCGGAGCTGGTGAAGATAGCCGCCGATCTGAAAAAGAAATGCGGCTGCGGTGGCAGCGTTAAAGACGGGGTGATTGAGATTCAGGGCGATAAGCGCGATCTGCTTAAAACCCTGCTGGAGGCCCGGGGCTATAAAGTCAAACTGGCTGGCGGCTGAGCGGGCGTAGCATAGAAAAAATAAGGCCATGACAGTGTCATGGCCTTGTTATCTGTTTACCCGGTCAGGGAATTATTTGCCGACCTGGTGGCCGATAATACCGCCCACTGCCGCACCGCCCAGGGTACCCAGGGTGCTGCCGTCAGTCAGTATTGCCCCACCCAGAGCACCGGCACCGGCACCAATTGCAGTGTTACGATCGCGTTTTGACCAGTGGCCACACGCGGACAGAGACATTGCCAGTGTAATAGCAAGCAGGCCTGCGGCGATTTTTTTGTTATTTAATTTCATTCTACTTTCTCCTGATTTAATGAATCACGGGAAACTTACCCATATCGGGTGTCAGAGACCTGTACTGGATACCGTGAAACCCTCTTGCGATAACGGACGTATCAGATAACGCGGATGACCGCCACTTCCTGTTATATCGCATGAGTATATTTTAAATTGTAGTAAAAAATACCACAGGGAAATTATCCTAAAGGGCGATTGGGAATGCTCTGAAGCTGTGTAAAGAAATGCCCGGCGTAGCGGTTTTTCTTTACATATAACTCAGGCAGAAACAATGTCCAGCCGCGCATAACGGGCAGTTAACTGCTGGCGTAGTGCCTGGCTTAGCCCGTTGTCGGTTATCACCCGCGTCAGGGCGCTGTCCGGGCCCAGAGGGTAGGGGTGCAGCTGGTTAAATTTGGAACTGTCCGTTAACACAATCCCCTGTGCGCCGTTTTCCAGCACGCTGTTGACCACCTCGGCACGCATCATATCCCGGCCGGTAAATCCGCTGGCGGGCTGCCAGCCATCAATGCCGATAAACGCCCGGGTAAAGTGGATCTGCTGTAAAAACTGGCGGGTGAGCGGCCCGACCATACTCTCACTTTTTTTCTGGTAGATACCGCCGGGTAAGATAACCTCACAGGGGGTGTCTTTCAGCAGGTGGGCGATATAACAGCTGACCGTCACCAGGGTGATTTTTTTCTGCTCAGCCAGGGTGCGGGCCAGCAGCGCATTACAGCTGCCGTTTTCAATAAACACCGTTTCACCATCTGCCACCAGGCTTGCGGCATACTCCGCCAGGCGCTGCTTGAGCGGGTAGTTATCCATCATCCGGGTGCCCACATCATCGCTTTCCAGCCCCAGAGCATAGCCGTGGGCGCGGCGCAAAAAATTCTGCTTTTCCAGCAAATTGAGATCCTGGCGAATGGTCACCTCAGACACCCCGGTGAGTTTCGCCAGCTCTACCACGCTCATCCGGCCGCGATCAGTGACCAGCTGTAAAATAATCTGTTGTCTCGAATTCATAGGGGCCTGTTTATCAGGCGGTGGCCGGGGCCACCGCCCTGTCAGTTAAAGCGTATGCTCAGTGCGGGCAATAATATCATTCTGAGCATCCGGCGATAAGGCCGTAAAGAAGGCGGAATACCCCGCCACCCGCACCACCAGATCCCGGTACTGATCCGGGTGGCGCTGGGCTGCCAGCAGCGTCTCCCGGGAGACAATATTGTACTGCACATGCCAGCCCCGGTGAGCCTCAAAGAAGGTGCGCAGCATCGCCATCAGTTTGGCTTTGTCGCGCGGGTTTTCAAGGGTGTCCGGGTTGAGCTTCTGGTTGAGCAGCACACCGCCAAGAATACGCTCCGTGGGCAGTTTGCCGACGGAATTGATAACCGCCGTCGGGCCCAGCCGGTCCGTACCGGATGCGGGGCTGGCCCCTTCTGCCAGCGGGGTGTGCGCTTTCCGGCCATCCGGTGTTGCCATGGTGGCGGCACCAAAAGGCACATTGGCGGAAATCGACGAGGTGCCCGCATAGTAGGTGCCCCCCAGGGGCCCACGGCCATAGCGGGTATTGTGGTATCGGGTAAGTTCGTCAATATAGCTCTGGTATGCCCGGCTCAGCAGCAGATCCACATCGTCATCATCGTTGCCGTACTTCGGCGCGCCGTTTATCAGGCGCTGGCGCAGCTGCTCCCCGGGTAAACCGTCAAAATCACCGGCCAGGGCCGCGGCCAGATCCTGCTGGGTTATCAGGCCCTGGTCGAAAACCAGTTTGCGCACGGCGGCCAGGCTGTTGCCCAGGTTGGCTATCCCTACCTGCAGGCCGGAAACCCAGTCATATTTCGCGCCCCCCTGTTTAATGCTCTTCCCGCGCTCAATACAGTCATCCACCAGGGCTGAA
This Shimwellia blattae DSM 4481 = NBRC 105725 DNA region includes the following protein-coding sequences:
- a CDS encoding DNA-binding transcriptional regulator YciT, with the translated sequence MNSRQQIILQLVTDRGRMSVVELAKLTGVSEVTIRQDLNLLEKQNFLRRAHGYALGLESDDVGTRMMDNYPLKQRLAEYAASLVADGETVFIENGSCNALLARTLAEQKKITLVTVSCYIAHLLKDTPCEVILPGGIYQKKSESMVGPLTRQFLQQIHFTRAFIGIDGWQPASGFTGRDMMRAEVVNSVLENGAQGIVLTDSSKFNQLHPYPLGPDSALTRVITDNGLSQALRQQLTARYARLDIVSA
- the yciH gene encoding stress response translation initiation inhibitor YciH; the protein is MRDNENPLVYSTQTGRITPPEEKATRPKGDGIVRIQRQTSGRKGKGVCLISGIDAADAELVKIAADLKKKCGCGGSVKDGVIEIQGDKRDLLKTLLEARGYKVKLAGG
- the ribA gene encoding GTP cyclohydrolase II; this encodes MQLKRVAEAKLPTPWGDFLMVGFEELATGQDHVALVFGDISGSEPVLARVHSECLTGDALFSLRCDCGFQLEAALAHIAEEGRGVLLYHRQEGRNIGLLNKIRAYALQDQGYDTVEANHQLGFAADERDFTLCADMFKLLDVDAVRLLTNNPKKVEILTEAGIKIVERVPLIVGRNPKNARYLDTKAAKMGHLLSK
- a CDS encoding LapA family protein; this translates as MKYLLIFLLVLAIFVISVTLGAQNDQVVSFNYLLAQGEYRVSTLLATLFAAGFVLGWLICGLFWLRVRVALARAERRVKRLEQQLVPEQAPEPSVPAARE
- the lapB gene encoding lipopolysaccharide assembly protein LapB → MLELLFLLLPVAAAYGWYMGRRSAHQDKQQEANRLSRDYVAGVNFLLSNQQDKAVDLFLDMLKEDTGTVEAHLTLGNLFRSRGEVDRAIRIHQTLMESASLTYEQRLLAVQQLGRDYMAAGLYDRAESMFIQLVDETDFRLPALQQLLQIYQLTSDWQKAIDVAERLVKLGKDKQRIEIAHFYCELALQHMGSDDFDRAIALLKKGAAADRNSARVSIMMGRIYMQKGEYARAVESLEKVLEQDRELVHEILEMVRDCYLQLDKPQGWEDFLGRVGESGGAMAELMMAELIEKREGQDAAQTYITRELQRHPTMRVFHRLMDYHLMEAEQGRARDSLIVLRDMVGEQIRSKPRYRCHKCGFTAYTLYWHCPSCRAWSTIKPIRGLDGQ
- the pyrF gene encoding orotidine-5'-phosphate decarboxylase; protein product: MNFAASSRPVVTDSPIVVALDYASKDQALAFVDRINPADCRLKIGKEMFTLYGPQLVRDLQNRGFEVFLDLKFHDIPNTVAKAVAAAAELGVWMVNVHASGGARMMTAAREALRDWGKDAPLLIAVTVLTSMESSDLLDLGITLSPAQYAEHLARLTRQCGLDGVVCSAHEAVTLKAGLGQDFKLITPGIRPAGSDAGDQRRIMTPPQALAAGVDYMVIGRPITQAADPAAALQAIRASLTAGA
- the osmB gene encoding osmotically-inducible lipoprotein OsmB; translated protein: MKLNNKKIAAGLLAITLAMSLSACGHWSKRDRNTAIGAGAGALGGAILTDGSTLGTLGGAAVGGIIGHQVGK
- the pgpB gene encoding phosphatidylglycerophosphatase B; protein product: MLSIAKRTLAGAAILLVMPVCVLISGWHWSPDNNALLSPGLKAVYWVTESVTQPWGAITHLILWGWFLWCLRYRLRAAITLLIILVAVIMAGQGVKSWVKHQVQSPRPYVVWLEKNHHIPVDSFYSLKRKQRSALVARQLADQPQIPVWLRHHWENETGFSFPSGHTMFAATWALLAIGLLWPRRRTLSIILVTAWAIMVMGSRLILGMHWPGDLIMATMLSWLLVTIACWCAQRLCGPLTPPPEEQAEIAGRHR